In Caldilineales bacterium, one DNA window encodes the following:
- a CDS encoding META domain-containing protein, with amino-acid sequence MKPKHILRSLPFVLLTLIALLAAGCTGLATPAPSPAPGAEPTPPAGGEIMTLYIGPALVECASVGVNQCLQVKTSADGDYQLFYDPIQGFDYEPGFDYEINVSRVEVENPPTDASNYQYNLVAVISKTPAVVAEANRLPLEGPLWQLEAIVAANGLAPVLADSQATARFQGGEINGNASCNQFFGAYQLDGGALTVTVGGSTMMACQPPELMQQEIAYLAALGQVASFAIDGDRLMLKDADGNAILRYTALVSPPLVGASWNITAYNNGQGGLTSPLAATAITLFLAADGTVSGAAGCNNYTGGYTVADNSITIGSLATTRKMCLEPQGLMEQEFAFVNALQQAASFEILGNDLTLLDAAGATLVQAQAVAAGGQEAGETPPAEATLIGPTWQWVGSTYSDGVEQTVAAPTYTVQFLPDGSLGFQADCNRGSGSYRVDGDILAIQLGATTLVACTPESLADKFLTELDQVAGFDIQDGMLYLNLAADAGAMRFVQVGVKSEGETPSAGAEVPSLGDTLVNTSWRWLQTATATAVIAPTFPDRYRLAFQPDGRISLDADCNTGGGVYKTDGIDLGLQVSILTRAVCPKGSKSQTFVDQLNRAASFVITGENLIITLQDEAGQMKFEPLAQ; translated from the coding sequence ATGAAACCTAAACACATCCTCCGTTCTCTGCCCTTTGTCCTCCTGACCCTGATCGCACTCCTGGCCGCTGGCTGCACCGGCCTGGCCACCCCCGCACCGTCGCCGGCTCCCGGCGCCGAACCGACCCCGCCCGCTGGCGGCGAGATCATGACCCTGTACATCGGCCCTGCCCTGGTCGAGTGTGCGTCCGTCGGCGTGAACCAATGCCTGCAAGTGAAGACCAGCGCCGATGGCGACTACCAGCTCTTCTACGACCCCATCCAGGGCTTCGACTACGAGCCAGGCTTCGACTACGAGATCAACGTCAGCCGCGTCGAGGTCGAAAACCCACCTACCGACGCCTCCAACTATCAGTACAACCTGGTCGCAGTCATCAGCAAGACCCCGGCTGTGGTGGCAGAGGCCAACCGGCTTCCGCTCGAGGGTCCCCTGTGGCAACTGGAAGCCATCGTCGCTGCCAACGGTCTCGCCCCCGTGTTGGCCGATTCTCAGGCGACGGCTCGATTTCAGGGCGGCGAGATCAACGGCAACGCCAGCTGCAACCAGTTCTTCGGCGCCTACCAACTGGACGGCGGCGCCCTGACTGTGACGGTGGGCGGCAGCACCATGATGGCCTGCCAACCGCCCGAACTCATGCAACAGGAAATCGCCTATCTCGCAGCCCTGGGGCAGGTCGCCTCCTTCGCCATCGACGGCGACCGCCTGATGCTGAAAGACGCCGACGGCAACGCCATCCTGCGCTACACCGCCCTCGTCTCACCCCCGCTGGTGGGCGCCAGTTGGAACATCACCGCCTACAACAACGGCCAGGGCGGGTTGACCAGCCCCCTCGCCGCGACCGCGATCACCCTCTTCCTGGCGGCTGATGGCACGGTGAGCGGCGCCGCCGGCTGCAACAACTACACCGGTGGCTACACCGTCGCCGACAACTCGATCACCATCGGCTCTCTGGCCACCACCCGCAAGATGTGCCTCGAACCACAGGGGCTGATGGAGCAGGAATTTGCCTTCGTCAACGCCCTGCAGCAGGCGGCGAGCTTCGAGATCCTGGGCAACGACCTGACCCTGCTCGACGCCGCCGGCGCCACGCTGGTGCAGGCGCAGGCCGTTGCCGCAGGCGGTCAGGAGGCGGGCGAGACGCCCCCTGCCGAGGCCACGCTCATCGGCCCCACCTGGCAGTGGGTAGGCTCGACCTACAGCGATGGCGTCGAGCAGACCGTCGCTGCCCCCACCTACACCGTTCAGTTTCTGCCCGATGGCTCGCTGGGTTTTCAGGCCGACTGCAATCGCGGCAGCGGCAGCTATCGGGTGGATGGCGACATCCTCGCCATCCAGCTGGGCGCTACGACCCTGGTCGCCTGCACGCCCGAATCGCTAGCCGACAAATTCCTGACCGAGCTTGACCAGGTCGCCGGCTTCGACATCCAAGATGGGATGCTGTACCTGAATCTGGCAGCCGACGCCGGGGCGATGCGCTTCGTCCAGGTCGGCGTCAAGAGCGAGGGCGAGACGCCCTCGGCCGGCGCCGAAGTCCCCTCCCTCGGCGACACCCTGGTGAACACGTCCTGGCGATGGCTGCAGACAGCCACGGCGACCGCGGTCATCGCCCCCACCTTCCCCGACCGCTACCGCCTGGCCTTCCAACCGGATGGTCGCATCAGCCTGGACGCTGACTGCAACACCGGCGGCGGCGTCTACAAGACCGATGGCATCGACCTCGGCCTCCAGGTTTCCATTCTCACCCGCGCCGTCTGCCCGAAAGGCTCCAAGAGCCAGACCTTCGTCGATCAACTCAACCGTGCGGCCTCGTTCGTCATCACCGGCGAAAACCTGATCATCACGCTCCAGGATGAGGCCGGGCAGATGAAGTTCGAGCCGCTCGCCCAGTAG
- a CDS encoding helix-turn-helix domain-containing protein gives MSAFLTVREVAELTKLHEMTIRRYIRAGKLEAVRIGRQIRIPRAAVARLVAPAQPVEAAPEMALREPAVAYETRPRSRPPVLLPALSEQLARLDEGDLAQVADLVRRLHEEQEERLRREKAERKALARKIVEESKLMTGSLAHLSRDEIFAQFMNTIEEIRQDAIARGYAIEGEWIGD, from the coding sequence ATGTCTGCATTCCTGACCGTCCGCGAAGTGGCGGAACTGACCAAGCTACACGAAATGACCATCCGTCGCTACATCCGCGCCGGCAAGCTGGAGGCCGTCCGCATTGGCAGGCAGATTCGCATCCCGCGCGCGGCTGTGGCCAGGCTGGTGGCGCCGGCGCAGCCGGTCGAGGCCGCGCCAGAGATGGCGCTGCGCGAGCCGGCGGTGGCCTATGAGACGCGACCGCGCTCACGGCCGCCGGTTTTGCTGCCTGCTCTGAGCGAGCAACTGGCGCGGCTGGACGAAGGCGACCTGGCCCAGGTGGCCGACCTGGTGCGCCGGTTGCACGAGGAGCAAGAAGAGCGGCTGAGACGAGAGAAGGCCGAACGCAAGGCGCTGGCCCGGAAAATCGTCGAGGAGTCGAAACTGATGACCGGTTCTTTGGCTCATCTGTCGCGTGATGAGATCTTCGCCCAATTCATGAATACTATCGAAGAAATTCGCCAGGATGCCATTGCCAGGGGCTATGCCATAGAGGGAGAATGGATCGGTGATTGA
- a CDS encoding putative toxin-antitoxin system toxin component, PIN family: MIDELRAVFDTNVYVSVFLSKNQDSAAQKLFRFWRAKTFLLLICDQLLDEIVEKLLEKRVDPLRIRSFLVELGELAAWITVTPDAILPIILADPDDDVIVACAVAGKADYLVSNDGHFDVLGGLHRGIRIVRPVPFLWAVRQSLGG, encoded by the coding sequence GTGATTGACGAATTGCGCGCTGTATTCGATACAAATGTCTATGTCTCTGTCTTTCTGAGCAAGAATCAGGATAGCGCTGCTCAGAAATTATTCCGATTTTGGCGAGCAAAGACGTTTCTACTGCTCATCTGTGATCAACTCCTCGATGAAATCGTCGAGAAGCTGCTGGAGAAGCGTGTCGATCCGTTACGAATACGTTCCTTTCTTGTGGAATTGGGAGAGCTGGCCGCATGGATCACCGTGACGCCCGATGCCATCCTTCCTATCATCCTTGCTGACCCTGACGACGATGTGATCGTCGCCTGCGCGGTAGCCGGCAAGGCCGATTATCTCGTCAGCAACGACGGGCATTTCGATGTCTTGGGCGGACTGCACCGGGGCATTCGCATCGTCCGGCCTGTCCCATTCTTGTGGGCTGTGCGCCAGAGCCTGGGGGGGTAG